The Rhodothermus marinus DSM 4252 DNA segment TTGCCTATCGACCGACAGGCGTTGATCCAGCAGTTTACCACGTTTCTGCAGCAGCAACTCAACGCGCTTACGCAAAGCCTTCCCGATGCGCTGGCGACCGTCGCGCAATCGATCGGCTCGTTGCTGGGCGCGCTGACCGTGCTGGCCATCCTGCCCATGCTGATCTTCTACACGCTCAAGGACTATCCGAAGCTGCGGGATGCGTTGATCGGCCTGTTTCCGAAGCACAACGGCCGCCGCGACTACCTGATGTATGCGGGCACCGTGGTGGGCAATTACCTGCGCGGCCAGCTCCTGATTAGCCTGATCGCGGCCTTCAACGTGTCGGTGGCACTGCTGATTTTCGACGTGCCGTTCGGGTTGCTGATCGGCCTGCTGGCCGGCCTGCTGAACCTGATCCCCAACCTGGGCGCCGTGCTGACGAACATCATCGCGCTGCTGATCGCGCTGCTGTTCGGCGATCCGCCGCTGCTGGATGCCGTGATCGTGACCGGGGTGCTGCTGGGACAGGGGTTGCTGGAGGCCAGCGTGCTCTCGCCACACATTCTAAGCCATCAGGTGGGGCTGCACCCGGTGCTGATTCTGCTGTCGCTCTTTGTGTTCGGGTACTTTCTGGGCGCCTTTGGCCTGCTGATCGCCGTGCCTACGACGGCCATCCTGGTGGGCTTCTATCAGAGCTACCGGGAAGCCCGCGAGAAACTCGCCGGTGCCACGACGCCCGAATCGACCGATGTAACGGAATAGGGCCATGTCGAAAAAGCACGTGCCCATCCGCTCCTGCGTGGTCTGCCGCACGCGACGCCCCAAACACGAGCTGGTGCGCATCGTGCGGCGGCCGGACGGCCGCGTCGAGCTGGATCCGGAGCAGAAGAAGCCCGGCCGGGGCGCCTACCTGTGCCCGCAACCGTCCTGCTGGAAACTGAAAGCCGTCATTCCCCGGCTGCAACGCGCGCTGCGGACCGAACTCGACGCCGAGGCCCGCGCTGCCCTGGCCGCCTGGACCGAACGCATGCAGCGGGCGACTCCGGCCGACGCCGGGACGTGAGGCCGATCGGCGAAGGGATTCATTTTCGGCATTTCGCCCTCCGAGGATCCTCTTGCAGCGGGCTGCGTGGAAGGGCGCCGCAGACGCGCGAAACATCATGCGGTTTACGCTGGAATACGTCGATTCGGAAACGCGGGCGCGGGCCGGACGGCTCGAAACGCCCCACGGCGTCGTCGAAACGCCCATGTTCATGCCGGTGGGGACCGTCGGCAGCGTGAAGGCCGTCAGTCCTCGCGAGCTGCGCCGGGACGTGGGCGCGCAGATCATTCTGGGCAACACCTATCACCTCTATCTGCGACCCGGGCTCGAAGTGCTCCGGCAGGCGGGCGGACTGCATCGCTTCATGGGATGGGACGGTCCCATTCTGACGGATTCGGGTGGTTTTCAGGTTTTTTCGCTGGCCGCGCTGCGCAAGCTCTCGGAAGAAGGCGTCTGGTTCCAGAGCCATCTGGACGGCTCCCGCCACCTGTTCACGCCGGAAAACGTAATCGACTACCAGCGCGTGATCGGGGCCGACATCATGATGGTGCTGGACGAGTGTCCGCCGGGCGATGCGTCGCTGGAGGCGGCACGCCGGGCGCACGAGCTGACCCTGCGCTGGGCCGAGCGCAGCAAGCGTCGCTTCGAGGAAACCGCCCCGCTCTACGGCTACGAGCAGGCGCTGTTTGCCATCGTGCAGGGCGGGGTCTTCCCGGAGCTGCGGCGCGAATCGGCCCGGGCGCTGGTGGCAATGGATTTCCCGGGTTACGCCATCGGCGGGCTGTCGGTGGGTGAGCCGACCGAACTCATGTACGAAATGGTGGAGGTGGTGACCGAAATCCTGCCCGCCGACCGGCCCCGCTACCTGATGGGCGTGGGGACGCCCGCCAACCTGCTGGAAAACATCGCGCGCGGCGTGGACCTGTTCGATTGCGTCATGCCCACGCGCAACGGCCGCAACGGCACGATCTTTACCACCGAGGGCATCCTGAACATCCGCAACCGGAAGTGGCAGACCGACTTTTCGCCGCTCGATCCGGGACTGGACGGGTACGTCTCGCAGACCTTCACGAAGGCCTACGTGCGTCATCTCTTTCAGGCCGGAGAGATTCTTGGCCTGCAGATCGCCACGCTCCAGAACCTGAGCTTTTACCTGTGGCTGATGCGGGAGGCCCGCCGGGCCATTCTGGAAGGACGTTACCGGAGCTGGATGAACGAAATGCTACCACGCATCAGCCGCCGCCTCTGAAACCGAACCGGCCCGGTAACCGGGGCGTTAGAGCGAAGCATTCGCAGCAGGCAATCCACGACAGCCATGCCCCGGCAG contains these protein-coding regions:
- the rnpM gene encoding RNase P modulator RnpM; the protein is MSKKHVPIRSCVVCRTRRPKHELVRIVRRPDGRVELDPEQKKPGRGAYLCPQPSCWKLKAVIPRLQRALRTELDAEARAALAAWTERMQRATPADAGT
- the tgt gene encoding tRNA guanosine(34) transglycosylase Tgt, with translation MRFTLEYVDSETRARAGRLETPHGVVETPMFMPVGTVGSVKAVSPRELRRDVGAQIILGNTYHLYLRPGLEVLRQAGGLHRFMGWDGPILTDSGGFQVFSLAALRKLSEEGVWFQSHLDGSRHLFTPENVIDYQRVIGADIMMVLDECPPGDASLEAARRAHELTLRWAERSKRRFEETAPLYGYEQALFAIVQGGVFPELRRESARALVAMDFPGYAIGGLSVGEPTELMYEMVEVVTEILPADRPRYLMGVGTPANLLENIARGVDLFDCVMPTRNGRNGTIFTTEGILNIRNRKWQTDFSPLDPGLDGYVSQTFTKAYVRHLFQAGEILGLQIATLQNLSFYLWLMREARRAILEGRYRSWMNEMLPRISRRL
- a CDS encoding AI-2E family transporter, whose translation is MDVEHRNMTPPKFTPNDLEEPRLGPFETLLLGGGLALFLALLYEMREFLSPPLIAIAATILLWPLRRYRSVRALLLSGGFLLLFWLLSQLRVVLIPFVVAYLLAYLSNPLVDLLERRLHVPRWVSALTVTVLVVGALAAILLLLIPTIVGQLVELIRQMLNSVGELRRWLYENPLLDRLEEVLPIDRQALIQQFTTFLQQQLNALTQSLPDALATVAQSIGSLLGALTVLAILPMLIFYTLKDYPKLRDALIGLFPKHNGRRDYLMYAGTVVGNYLRGQLLISLIAAFNVSVALLIFDVPFGLLIGLLAGLLNLIPNLGAVLTNIIALLIALLFGDPPLLDAVIVTGVLLGQGLLEASVLSPHILSHQVGLHPVLILLSLFVFGYFLGAFGLLIAVPTTAILVGFYQSYREAREKLAGATTPESTDVTE